Proteins encoded within one genomic window of Corynebacterium aurimucosum:
- a CDS encoding ABC transporter ATP-binding protein: protein MLNVDKISKTFFPGTVNERRALRDVSLELAPGDFVTVIGSNGAGKSTLLNSIAGRLIPDAGKITIDGNDVTSQPEHKRARKVGRVFQDPMAGTAPNLTIEENLSLAYLRGKKRGLGLGLNSARRAVFVEQLESLELGLEKRLGTKVGLLSGGQRQALSLLMAGFTNPKVMLLDEHTAALDPQRAELVTSLTKRIVEQGQLTTLMVTHNMAQALQVGNRLIMMHEGQIIYSADAEEKAKLTVEDLMAEFAKIKGATFDRTLLQ, encoded by the coding sequence ATGCTTAACGTAGACAAGATCTCAAAGACCTTCTTTCCGGGCACGGTGAATGAACGCCGCGCGCTTCGCGACGTCTCCCTGGAACTCGCCCCCGGCGATTTCGTTACCGTCATCGGGTCCAACGGTGCGGGCAAGTCGACGCTGCTGAACTCGATTGCAGGCCGTCTCATCCCGGATGCTGGAAAAATCACCATTGACGGCAACGATGTGACAAGCCAGCCGGAGCACAAGCGTGCGAGGAAGGTTGGGCGGGTCTTCCAGGACCCCATGGCGGGTACGGCACCGAACCTTACGATTGAGGAAAACCTTTCGCTCGCGTACCTGCGCGGGAAGAAGCGCGGACTCGGCCTGGGCCTCAACTCTGCGCGCCGGGCTGTTTTTGTGGAACAGCTGGAGTCGCTCGAGCTGGGCTTGGAGAAGCGCCTTGGAACGAAGGTGGGCTTGCTCTCCGGCGGTCAGCGCCAGGCGCTCTCGCTACTCATGGCGGGCTTTACCAACCCGAAGGTGATGCTCCTTGATGAGCACACGGCCGCGCTTGACCCGCAGCGTGCGGAGTTGGTGACCAGCTTGACGAAGCGCATCGTGGAGCAAGGTCAGCTCACCACGTTGATGGTGACGCACAATATGGCGCAGGCTCTGCAAGTGGGTAACCGGCTCATAATGATGCACGAGGGGCAGATCATCTACTCAGCCGACGCAGAGGAAAAGGCGAAGCTCACGGTGGAGGATCTCATGGCGGAGTTCGCGAAGATCAAGGGCGCGACTTTCGATAGGACCCTTTTGCAGTAG